In Dasypus novemcinctus isolate mDasNov1 chromosome 8, mDasNov1.1.hap2, whole genome shotgun sequence, the genomic stretch attaaaaacaacaactgagggagtggtgagttcctagccaggggggctctatcacagtccctaaaggaacagcaacaatcccccaagtgcaatggcaaagaccaaaaaagaatgaaggtccaacgatgagcccttgatactaatgactgtgcttgtgagcctgtgcacctgaaataagaacaaggcctagagctgcagggtgcctaagagttacctcctgagagcctccatgttgctcaaatgtggccagtctcgaagtcaaactcctcatgtaaatgtgttgccttccccccagtgtgggacatgactccctgggattagcctccctggcaccaagggattactaccaagtacaagctgatgatgtaactagaaagagaccttgaataaaagattcaactcagaccagcagaatatctcagcctacatataatatcaggagttaaaaatgctttttgaccttgagtaaaagggggaaatgaaaaggacaaatgagtttatatggctatgagtctccaaaaaagagccaggaggtcatcagaaggatcGTCCTTACATACTTTTAGCATAGTTTCAGAGACATCTAAAGTAGATACCACCCTAggaattggttcttctgagggctacagagacccacagattctacggtcatggcagatggagttcagtgccatgtcagttggccctactttggagttcatgttcctgagtgtgatggagttggactcagatgtgatctttgttcacaagcccctcctgttacttttactggacctgtggttggcattgggatttaatgtatactcaggggacctgaatctctggactgtccatgtaatagccaggcccttagcctcaacagacttgcaactcctactctctggtctattggacttaccccagccagctaacatggaggtgaagagggtcagccaccacaccagggagccgagattgcctacaactgaaagcaggaggattgcatccagcatccatgtggaatctaagccccctcttgatatagatgtggagtggacataaccattccagggtccacaggatggaggaatagtgtatggattagagtggacttactgatattctcttcatggactattgtgattaataatcgaagaaaatgtagcactgacgtggagaaagtggccatggtagctgctgagggtgggaagtggaaagaagagaggtgatgtgggggcattttcgggatttggatttgtcctgggttgtactgcagggacagttactggacattgtatgtcctcccatgacccactggatggactaggggagactgtaaactataatgtggatcattgaccatgaggtgcagtggtggtcagagatgtattcaccaagtgcaatgaatgtcccatgatgatggaggaggttgttgttatgggaggagtggggtgagggggtggagggtatatggggaactcatttttttaatgtaacatttaaaaaataaagacaaaaaaagaaaaagaaaaactgtaataccacataccacaagatcttaaaaaacaacaacaacaaccaaataGGAAACTACCATGTGACACACCAAGTGAAGTCTGGGACTGATCTCCTGAGAACCACTGCCCCGTGCCCCGCGCCTCTGGGTGACGCGTCCCTCCAGGGGTGTAGACGGAGCCTCTGGATATTGTTTCCACTCGCGTTTCAAGCCCTCGGGGCAGATCGTTTCCCCAGGGCCCAGCTCTGGCCGCCCCTCACCCTCGCCCCGTGCTCCGCGCTCTCAGCCCTTCAGGCAGGCGGCCTGTCCACAGCGCAGCCTGCGCCCGCGGTCGGTGATGTGCGCCCAGGGCTGCTGCAGACACGGAGGCGCCTTAGGGGCTGGCCCTGCGTCCCGAAACTCACCCGGGCCACCCCACGGTGAATTCTTCCTGTGACCTCCGTGGCCCTGGACCCTGCGCTCGCCCTTGTCATCTCGGCCCCCTCAGTAAGAGCCGGGCAGGGGCCTTTCCGCCGCCGTCGCCAAAAGGACCCGCTTCACGGGCTCCTGTCCTCGTCCTACCCCTCCAGGCCCTGCGCTCCCCCTGCCGCTGGAAACGGGTATAATCAGGGGGTGGTCCCCTGTGAGGCTGGTTATTCCTTCTAGACAAGGATTCTGCATGAGGCCCCTTTCCATAGCCAGGCTCCTGGAAGGTTTAAAAGAGGATTTGGTTCCCAAAGTCCCGGAGAGGTGGGGAGCCCCTCACCCCATCTCAGCCCCGGGCACATGAGGGTCAGGATAAGGTTTGACTATTTACATGAAGGATAAATACGATAAATTTATGGAACAGAATTAAATAAGCAGATATGTATGGCAGAAGCTAGATGGAGGGATTGACAGGGAACGCTAAGTGTGGCTTTTATTCTTATAATATTGGaagtgctctaatattgattgtggtgaagaatgcacaattctgtgattataccaaaactCATTGAAGGTAActgttgaatggattgtacagtATATGAACccatctcaataaaattgcttgaaagaaaaaaattgtgagCCAAAGTGGATGTCGGGGGGCACCAAGCAGGGAGGCCAAGGGCTCCTTGGTGGGGGGGTGGCCTGCGCTCACCCTGCTCTGGGGCTGAAGGCACCCTCGTGGCCCGTCCTGCAATCTCAGGAGCAGCAATGCCTGGCAAGAGCCCTCCAGAGGCCATCCCGTCTGGACGCACGGGTTCCAGGACCAGGGGTTTACCCCCCGTGGTCGCCCCCCCTCGGCTTAGCCCGGCCTCCCCATGACACTGTCGGTCCCCCAGGGATCAGGAGGGTCCCCTGTGCTCCAGGAGCACCAGCTCTCAGCACAGGTCCTGGAGCAGGACAAACTGCAGGTCAAGGTCTGGGTGCCTCACTGTGAGAGGTgatggggaggggctgggcaTCCTCCCTGCAAACCTGCTCAAAATGAGGGCACCCAGGGTGTCAGGGGGTCCCCTAAGTCCCATTTGGCTTTGATCCAGCCAGGGTCTGCAGCCCCCGCTCTGGCTCCTgctgcctgcccctccccaggggcTTCCACCTGCTCAGGTCACCAGCCTGCcaggcctgccctgcccagctgaGCTGAGCTCTCAGCCACCTGGATGGGCCCAGGCTCGGCCACACACCCTGTGGGAGGCTGTGCCCGCTGGGGTCTGGCCCCATAGGTTCAATGTCCTccacctccctctcccagccccctcccctgctggaCCCCAGGAGGTCTCCAAGGAAACAGACCCCAAGACCCCTTCACACACAGGCTGAGGCCAGAGCCAATGCTGAAGCTCTTTATTCAGGAgcaggagaaagtggccaggacggggtggggccagggggtggggaggagggaggggaggggcacaGGCTGGACTGGGTCCTGTCGGGCAGCAAGGCAGGGGTCTCCAGGGTGCAGACCTGGGCTGCTGGGCATGATGGAAAGAAGAGGAGACTCCCTGGGGCCACTGGgggtgcagggggaggggagcTGCAGGGGCAGAGGCCAGGCCAGGAGCGCGTCCCTCCACTGGCTGCACACAGGCCCACGGGCAGGCATCCCTGTTGGGAAGACGGGGGCCCTGAGGGAGCATCAGGCCCCAGTGGGATCCGGCACCCCACAATGGGGCAGGCCCCTGCAAGTCCTTCCCTTTGCTGGGGATGGGGTGAGGGGCAATTAGGACGAGTGGACACGGCCCAGCTCCCACACCCAGAAGCAGTCGGTGAGGATGGAGCTGAGTGAGGAGACTCCCCTCCCAGGCTGGGGAGCAGAGCACCCCAGAAGCAGCCTCACAGGGGCCAGCAGGACCCGGAGACGCAGCGTGTGTCCTGAGGTCCACAAAGGACTTCCCACAGGGCCCGGGATGACCAGGGACAGATGGGAGCTGAGGGCAGGGGCAAGAGTGGCCACCTGCTGCCCCCTGGGGTCTGTGCTGCTGTGAGGATGGGAGGGGGCCCGAGACATGGCTCTGGAGGCTTCCAGCGTCCTCCCAAGTGCTCACTTACCCTAGTGGCCTTCAGGAACGCAGCTTTCTGtagaaacaaaacaaggatgagaaGACGCCCTGGACAGGGAGACGTGGACGCCATCCCTGCCCGCAGCTCACAGGGGacaagaggttgttgatgtgatgtattcaccaaaggcagtgaacgtgcctcactgatgaaaggggatgttgctggggaggagcggggtggggtggggagtggagtatatgggaacctcgtaaGTTTTTAAATGTAAGGGTTTATGTgatctttttatctctttttaaaaaaagataattaaaatttaaaaaaatttttaaaaaggaaaacccaGCCTGGGCTGCACCTGCACGGAGCCCTCCTAAAGCTTCTCCCCCAGGGGACCCCGGCCGCACGGGGTCATTTACCCGTCTGGGCAGGGATGAAGATGTTCTCCTGAAGGAATCCTTTGCGCTGCACAAACTTCTTAAATTCTTCCAGAGCTTCAAAGTTGACGTCCAGATTTCTACCTGTGGAGAGACCAGGAGGAAAGGCCCTTCCTGGACCAGGTCTGGGAGTGGCTGGGAAGCCCCGCAGTGAGCAGAccccaggaggaggagggggctccagcacctggggtgggagggggcttcACCCTGGGGGGCGGCAGCCAGAGGGGAAACCCCCAGAAAGCCGCCCAGGGCTCCGGTCCAGCCTGGGGCTCCGTCCACACAGAGCCCCCGCAGCTGAGCAGGTCCCGTGTGCAGGAGTAGGGGACGGAGCCCCCCGCCTACTCAGAACCTTGGGGGTCTTGCAGCTGGCCAAGCCGACCTCCAGGATCACACTGTGACCTGGGGCACCCTCATCAAAGAGAAGTTGTGTCCAGAGGATACTGGAGTTCACCCACCTGGGGGTGCTTGCCACAAAAGCTTCACCAGCAAATATTCCCCTCCCCCTGGAGACCCCAGCCCCACACCCAGTGGCCCCTGGGAGGCCGTGCTGGTGGCTGCAGGAATCCCCCTACAGGTAGGGCCATGGCCGACCTTGTCCGATGCTGTCCCCTTGCTGCCCCCTGCAGGGCTCTGACCACCAGGCCTCCCTCAGCAGCCCTGGGTCTCCTGCCCTGGAGCTGGGGAGGCTGACGCTGATTTGGGGTGGGAGCAGCTCAGGAGATGCGGCCCCTTACCTATGAGGTTTCCCATGTGAAAAGGTCTCCCTCTGTGCTGGCCCTCCATGATAAAGGCGTAGTGGTCTTTCACGGGCAGCTCCTCTCCTTGTACCAGGTTCGTCCCATTGACTGAAGATGGACAGAGAGAAAACAGCCTTCAGGGTCCTCTTCCCAGAGAAGGTGGAGAGCAGTAAGGGCGGGTCTGGCAGGTTTCGGCTTCGGGGCCTCCTAGCTGCATGGAgccccctgcacccccagccccagcctggccAGACCCTAGGCCTGGCTGTTCCCCACAGCCATGGACCCCAAGtcctagggaagcctcctccAGAAAGGGGCCCAGCCAAGTTAGGGTCCCACAGACCACTTCCTGTCAGGGCAGGATGGCAAGCGTGGGAGCTCGGGGATCTGAGGCAAATGTCCATCTGTCCCTCGGGATTCCTAACCCTAGTTTCCCTGCCGTGCACATCCTCTCCCCTGGCGTCTGCTGTCAGGTAACTCATCCAGGGACAGCAAGGGCCCTGGGAAGGGAGTTCAGCATTTCCTGGGGTAGGACAGGCAGGGACTCCCAGGGAGGAGGGCCACCTGGGGAGCCTCGGCTCAGTCAGTGGCacggcagcccccagcccccctctaCCAGCCTGTGGTGGGCTCGGCACTCACATGCCCTGTATTTTCCcggctcctctgttttctccagcaGGACGTTCATCTTGTGGCACTGGCCCTTCTTCCTGGAGAGCACAAGGCACGTGGGCTGCAGCCTCAGGAACACACCTGCAGCCTCAGCTCACCTGGCACCTGCACACCTGAGCATAGTCCCTGCATGGCCTCCCCACCTGTGCTTTAGTGGCTCCCTGGTCTATTCCCACCACACTGGCTGTGTGTGGGGCCCCCTATTAGAGGGAGAGATGGGTGGGGAGCAGCCCTTTTCTACTCACATGATGGTGAAGGTGATCACCAGGTCCCCACCCTCCAGGGCAGTGATCGTCTGAGGGGACACCTTCTTGGGTCTCTGCTCCACTGGCATCACCTTAGTGTCCACCAAGGCCTTCACGTACCACGTCCCTATTAACTGAGGCAGGGCCAAGGGCATAAGAGCCACTTGTCCCCCGGGGGGCCACAACTCAaaccctcccccaaccccacccacgTTCCTGGGGCAAAGGGACCTCGAGGCACGGggtccccccagcccctggcttcACCCCCACCTTGAGTGTGTCCTGACGCTCCTTAGGACAAACCACTCCCTGGGTTCCTGCCACTGGGCAGCGATTGACTGTCCCCATATCCACTCTTGTGGGACAGGCCCTGGTCCCCTAAGAACTGCCACCCAGGGGGCCTGGAAATGCCCGGGGGTCCCCAGGGCATCAGTTCCACAGggtccccctgcccctgcccagggctGGAGAGCGGCTCCTCCTGTCCATCTGGCCAGCTCTGCCTGGAGCACAGGAGAACCTCTGACCTTCCTGGCAGCCTCCACAGGCCCTGGCCCCTCCCCAGTCAGACtctacctctccccaccccatgcCCCTCCAGCTCACATCCAGCTTCTCCGAGATCAAGCCGAGGGGGTCCTGGGCTGGCAGGGCAGCAACCAGGCTGAGGCCGAGGGTCAGGAGCAGCGTCTTCATGGCCAGGGCTCTGGGCTCACAGTGGCCAGAGGTGCCGAAGGGCTGTCCTAGGAGGCTGTGCCTGGACCCCACACGCCGCCCTTTATATgccctcagcccccagccccgAGCACTTGGCAGTGCTGACCAcagccctcccccaccagttGTGGCCAGCTCTGCACTGGGCAGGTGGAAGGTGGTTATTGTTGGAAGCCGGTGCATAGCAGCTCAGTGCACCAAAGAGCAAGCCCTGCAGAAGGCCGCCCCCTCCAGCTCCCCCGGGAGGCTCATGACCCCAGAATCCCAAGAAGAGAGAGAGCGCTCCcacctgggggaggtggggagggggcagcacgCTTTCTGCATGAAGGCTCCActgccccttcccacccctgcAGCCTCTGGGGCTTCCATGGCTGAGTTTGTCTTCTAGGTCCTGGGAAAATAGTGGTTTCACCCCCAGCTGACGCTAAAGAGATGGAACTTTAGGGCTGGAGAAAGCTGGTTCTCCCACTCGCTGAGAGCTGCCAGTTCCTGAAGCCCCAGCTCTCCCCTGCCTACATGGCCCTCCCTACTTCCCGTGCTgggcccccccaccccatcctgggGGAGGGGCTCTGGCTAGGACGCAGCCTTCATCTAAGTAGCACCTCCGCAGAGCAGCCTCCCAGACCCTCCTGCTCTGTTGGGGACCCTGAGCCAGGCTGAACCCCTTTAGAGCACAAAGGCTCTGGACCGTCTTGTTCCTTTCTCATGTCCCTCTGCACTGCCATCTGCCTCTGGGAGAATTTCAGCTCCCCGAAGGAGTTTGAGTGCTGTGGTTCTTCCCTGCTGTGGGgaagtttccttttctgtgattGGTGGTCATTGAGCATTCCTCCATAGAGGACAACAGAAGCTAGGCAATCGCTTCAAGACTTAAATAATTCATCAATTCCAGTTTTTGGGGTGTTTCGAGG encodes the following:
- the LOC101442642 gene encoding odorant-binding protein 2b-like; protein product: MKTLLLTLGLSLVAALPAQDPLGLISEKLDLIGTWYVKALVDTKVMPVEQRPKKVSPQTITALEGGDLVITFTIMKKGQCHKMNVLLEKTEEPGKYRAFNGTNLVQGEELPVKDHYAFIMEGQHRGRPFHMGNLIGRNLDVNFEALEEFKKFVQRKGFLQENIFIPAQTGK